A genome region from Bacteroidales bacterium includes the following:
- a CDS encoding class I SAM-dependent methyltransferase, translated as MNKIRKSFQAIFSILRNPYLLNLVLEDNDRWQNYLKKNHSQTGQLPQLNFLDLFGPFTDKVEPFLFLDGGSLPTDLALLRALAGKVQAKSYFEIGTWRGESVANVSPVVAECMTMDLPDEEKRALGMTEEYILQHAVLSKHLANVQHLKANSFSFDFSKLNKKFDLVFIDGDHHYEGVLNDTRKVFSNLLHENSVVVWHDYAFNPEKVRYEVLSAILDGTDPSKHGHLFHVANTLCAVYLPNFKSPARNQKVSFRVDLTVK; from the coding sequence ATGAATAAAATCAGGAAAAGTTTTCAGGCAATCTTCAGCATTCTCAGAAATCCATATCTCCTTAACCTCGTATTGGAAGATAATGATCGCTGGCAGAATTATTTAAAAAAGAACCACTCACAGACAGGACAACTCCCTCAACTGAATTTCCTTGACCTTTTCGGTCCTTTCACCGACAAAGTGGAACCTTTCCTATTCCTGGATGGCGGCTCCCTCCCTACCGATCTTGCTTTGCTCAGGGCTCTTGCCGGAAAGGTTCAGGCAAAATCGTATTTTGAAATAGGTACCTGGAGGGGTGAAAGCGTTGCAAATGTCAGTCCGGTTGTGGCTGAGTGTATGACCATGGATCTGCCGGATGAAGAAAAAAGAGCTTTGGGTATGACTGAAGAATATATCCTTCAACATGCGGTTTTATCAAAGCACCTGGCAAATGTGCAACACCTGAAAGCAAACTCCTTTAGTTTTGATTTCAGCAAGTTGAATAAAAAATTTGACCTGGTCTTTATCGATGGGGATCATCACTATGAGGGAGTCCTGAATGATACCCGTAAGGTTTTTTCAAATCTGCTGCACGAAAATTCTGTAGTGGTATGGCATGATTATGCTTTTAATCCGGAAAAGGTACGATATGAAGTGTTATCCGCCATCCTCGATGGAACAGATCCCTCGAAACACGGACATCTCTTCCATGTAGCCAATACACTTTGTGCCGTTTATCTGCCAAATTTCAAGTCACCGGCTAGAAATCAAAAGGTATCTTTCAGGGTCGATTTAACAGTCAAATAG
- a CDS encoding polysaccharide biosynthesis C-terminal domain-containing protein, producing MLKKIIHTFGIRAFSAVINLLIAVLLSRYLGPEGKGSQSIIITTISFILIFSNLVGGATLVYLVPRFEAYLLLVPSYAWTLLMGVASCIVLYFTGLVEAEFVLHISILAVINSFMSIHSNLLIGKQRIKESNQLVWLQSVILVISLLVSFLGFGLMSVNAYIISLYVSLGLCLLISTFQVREYLAGLKLFPIIQFLPVVSQMFRYGLQNQVAHITQLLSFRLSYYVLGEYKGLAAVGVFGNGISIAESIWLIAKSMSLVQYSWVANSDDREKSAGMTMKLIKLGFLLSLILMIPLLVLPVSAYSFIFGPGFGEVKQVIWTLVPGVLIYNFSILLGHYYSGTGRYYVNTRISSAGLVISVLLYFMLIPSFGISGAGLATSISYVFTSVLFLWFFAKEYQGWYKDLLITQDDFTRLKDWRKLF from the coding sequence CCTGTTGATCGCCGTCCTGTTATCGAGATATCTTGGTCCGGAAGGGAAGGGGAGCCAGAGTATTATTATTACGACCATCAGCTTCATCCTTATTTTTTCCAACCTGGTGGGTGGGGCAACATTGGTATACCTGGTACCTCGCTTTGAAGCTTATCTTTTGCTTGTCCCTTCCTATGCCTGGACATTGCTCATGGGAGTTGCATCCTGTATAGTCCTTTACTTCACAGGACTGGTGGAGGCAGAGTTTGTTCTACATATCAGCATACTGGCTGTGATCAATTCATTCATGAGTATTCATTCCAATTTGCTGATTGGGAAACAGAGGATCAAAGAATCAAATCAACTGGTCTGGTTGCAGTCGGTAATACTGGTGATTTCACTGCTGGTGTCTTTCCTGGGGTTTGGCTTGATGTCGGTAAATGCCTATATAATTTCACTCTATGTTTCCCTTGGGTTATGTTTGCTGATAAGTACATTCCAGGTCAGGGAGTATTTAGCAGGCTTGAAATTGTTCCCCATTATTCAGTTTCTGCCTGTTGTCAGTCAGATGTTCAGGTATGGCCTTCAGAACCAGGTAGCGCACATTACCCAACTGTTAAGTTTCCGGCTTAGTTATTATGTTCTCGGCGAGTATAAAGGGTTGGCTGCAGTGGGTGTATTTGGTAATGGTATTTCCATAGCTGAGTCCATCTGGCTTATTGCAAAGAGTATGTCACTGGTACAATACTCATGGGTGGCCAATTCTGATGATAGAGAAAAGTCAGCCGGTATGACCATGAAATTGATCAAACTTGGATTCCTTTTGAGCCTTATTCTGATGATACCATTACTGGTGCTGCCGGTTTCTGCCTATAGTTTTATTTTTGGACCCGGGTTTGGAGAGGTTAAACAGGTTATCTGGACGCTGGTGCCAGGGGTGCTGATTTATAATTTTTCCATTTTACTCGGTCATTATTATTCCGGGACGGGCCGGTATTATGTAAATACACGAATATCTTCCGCAGGCCTGGTTATCTCAGTTCTGCTGTATTTCATGCTCATTCCTTCATTTGGTATTTCAGGAGCAGGTTTGGCAACCTCCATTTCCTATGTATTTACCTCTGTGTTATTCCTTTGGTTCTTTGCAAAGGAATACCAGGGATGGTATAAGGATTTGCTTATAACCCAGGATGATTTTACCAGGCTGAAAGATTGGCGAAAATTGTTTTAG